Proteins from a single region of Theobroma cacao cultivar B97-61/B2 chromosome 10, Criollo_cocoa_genome_V2, whole genome shotgun sequence:
- the LOC18585997 gene encoding cucumisin, with protein MKGRKYLLPRLLLHGVLLALLTSRAASHSQSNTNRKSYIVYMGDRPSDGTSTSVLHSSMLQDVYGSNVIKKSVLYSYKRSFNGFVVELTEEEARKMAGMNGVVSVFPNEKKNLHTTRSWDFMGFSQQVERAALESDVIIGVLDTGIWPESESFNDQGLGPPPKKWKGSCQTAGGNFTCNNKIIGGQYYRSVGFFGPNDINSPRDSDGHGTHTASTAAGKLVDRASLFGFGSGTARGGVPSARIAAYKICWSDGCDYADILAAFDDAIADGVDIISLSVGGHSPEDYFRDPIAIGAFHAMKNGVLTVISAGNDGPERSTISNFSPWSLAVAASTIDRKFFTKVQLGNSKIYEGVSINTFDLQNKMYPMIYGGDAASPNATRSFARFCFQNSLDQNLVKGKIVLCDTLSRGRGPFSAGAVGTVMRDQLPNDNARSFPLPASYLDLVDGSKIFAYINSTSTPTATIFKSNEANDSLAPYVVSFSSRGPNPITPDILKPDLSAPGVHILAAWSLISPVSEIKGDNRFEPFNIISGTSMACPHVSAAAAYVKSFHPTWSPAAIKSALMTTAFPMSSGINLDAEFAYGSGNLNPIKAVNPGLVYDSEEVDYIKFLCGQGYSTRFLQLVTRDNATCSEATNGTVWDLNYPSFALFTSPLKPVSRTFNRTVTNVGSPMSTYTATVTAPAGALKIQVNPNVLSFTSLGQKLSFELAIEGTTDKAIVSASLEWDDGVHKVRSPIIVFI; from the exons ATGAAAGGCAGAAAATACCTTCTTCCCCGCCTTCTACTCCATGGCGTTCTCTTGGCTCTGCTTACTAGCAGGGCAGCATCTCATTCTCAATCCAATACTAATAGAAAG AGCTATATTGTGTACATGGGAGACCGGCCTAGTGATGGAACTTCCACTTCCGTGCTTCATAGCAGCATGCTACAAGATGTCTATGGCAG TAATGTTATTAAGAAGTCAGTGCTATACAGCTACAAAAGGAGTTTTAATGGGTTTGTGGTGGAGCTAACGGAGGAAGAGGCACGAAAAATGGCTG GAATGAATGGTGTAGTATCTGTGTTTCcgaatgaaaagaaaaacctccATACAACAAGATCATGGGACTTTATGGGCTTCTCCCAACAAGTTGAAAGAGCAGCTCTGGAAAGTGATGTTATCATTGGGGTTTTAGACACCGGGATTTGGCCTGAATCTGAAAGCTTTAATGACCAAGGACTTGGTCCACCTCCCAAGAAATGGAAAGGCAGTTGCCAAACTGCAGGTGGCAATTTCACTTGCAACAA TAAGATCATAGGTGGACAATATTACCGCAGTGTTGGATTCTTTGGCCCAAATGACATCAATTCTCCGAGAGACTCTGATGGCCATGGGACTCATACGGCATCAACAGCAGCAGGGAAGTTAGTTGACAGGGCAAGCCTGTTTGGTTTTGGCTCAGGAACAGCTCGAGGAGGGGTCCCATCAGCACGTATAGCTGCTTACAAAATTTGTTGGTCAGATGGTTGCGATTACGCTGATATTCTTGCAGCATTTGACGATGCAATTGCAGATGGGGTTGACATAATTTCTCTTTCAGTTGGAGGACATAGTCCTGAAGACTACTTCAGAGATCCTATTGCAATCGGAGCCTTTCATGCCATGAAAAATGGTGTATTGACAGTAATTTCTGCAGGAAATGATGGCCCCGAACGTTCTACCATCTCAAATTTTTCACCATGGTCCCTTGCTGTGGCTGCTAGCACGATAGACCGCAAGTTTTTCACCAAGGTGCAGCTTGGCAACAGTAAGATTTATGAG GGGGTATCGATAAACACCTTTGATCTCCAGAATAAAATGTACCCTATGATTTATGGTGGAGATGCAGCCAGTCCTAATGCAACAAGGTCTTTTGCCAG GTTTTGCTTTCAGAATTCACTGGATCAAAATTTGGTAAAGGGTAAGATTGTTCTTTGTGATACGCTAAGCCGGGGGAGAGGACCTTTTTCTGCTGGTGCAGTTGGTACAGTGATGCGAGACCAGCTTCCGAATGACAATGCTCGCTCGTTTCCTTTACCTGCATCTTACCTTGATCTGGTTGATGGCAGCAAGATTTTTGCATATATAAACTCGACAAG TACCCCAACTGCAACTATATTTAAGAGTAATGAGGCTAATGACTCACTGGCTCCTTATGTAGTCTCTTTCTCATCAAGGGGTCCAAATCCAATTACACCTGACATACTCAAG CCAGATTTATCTGCACCAGGAGTCCACATTCTAGCCGCATGGTCCTTAATTTCCCCTGTTTCTGAAATTAAAGGCGATAACAGATTCGAGCCATTCAACATTATCTCAGGAACATCAATGGCTTGCCCCCATGTTTCTGCAGCAGCTGCCTACGTTAAATCATTTCATCCCACATGGTCTCCTGCTGCTATCAAATCTGCCCTTATGACCACCG CCTTCCCTATGAGTTCCGGTATTAACTTGGATGCTGAATTTGCATACGGCTCAGGCAATCTGAATCCTATCAAGGCTGTCAATCCTGGTCTGGTATATGATTCTGAGGAAGTTGActacataaaatttttatgcGGACAAGGATATAGCACTCGGTTTCTACAACTAGTCACTAGGGATAATGCTACTTGTTCTGAAGCTACGAATGGAACAGTTTGGGATCTAAACTATCCTTCGTTTGCTCTTTTTACCTCACCCTTGAAACCAGTTAGCCGCACCTTCAACAGGACTGTCACAAATGTGGGATCACCAATGTCTACATATACAGCAACAGTTACTGCTCCAGCAGGAGCACTTAAGATACAAGTTAATCCTAATGTTCTGTCATTCACATCTCTCGGGCAAAAGCTATCATTTGAGCTAGCAATTGAAGGAACAACAGATAAAGCTATAGTTTCTGCTTCTTTGGAATGGGATGATGGTGTACACAAAGTGAGGAGTCCCATCATtgtatttatttga
- the LOC18585998 gene encoding cucumisin encodes MGGKRSLLPCLLLHGLILALITIRAASQPDRKSYIVYMGKKPSGGSSTSSLHNSMLQDAFGSEFDMKSVLCTYKRSFDGFVVQLTEEEASKMAGMNGVVSVFPNEKRDLHTTRSWDFMGFSQQVERSASESDVIIGVLDTGIWPESESFNDKGFGPPPRKWKGNCQTAGGNFTCNNKIIGAQYYRSDGLFGPDDIVSPRDASGHGTHTASTAAGGLVNRASLFGFASGTARGGVPSARIAVYKICWFDGCYDADILAAFDDAIADGVDIISLSVGAATPKDYFNDSIAIGAFHAMRNGVLTVNSAGNQGPDRATITNFSPWALSVAASTIDRKFFTKVQLGNNMIYEGVSINTFDLKNEMYPIIHGGSAPNTTGNFTWASSRNCFQNSLDRNLVKGKIVLCDRLVSGREPLRAGAVGTVLRDNAPNDDARLFPLPASYLDLVDGSKIFVYVNSTSTPTATIFKSKEANDSLAPYVVSFSSRGPNPITPDILKPDISAPGVHILAAWSLISPVSQTKGDNRFVPFNIISGTSMACPHVSAAAAYVKSFHPTWSPAAIKSALMTTAFPMSSGINLDAEFAYGSGHLNPIKAVDPGLVYDSEELDYIKFLCGQGYGTQFLQLVTRDNTTCSEATNGTVWGLNYPSFALFTSASTTVSRVFNRTVTNVGSPMSIYRANVTAPAGALKIQVNPNVLSFKSLGQKLSFSLTIEGTIDKSIVSASLEWDDGVHKVRSPITAFVSIS; translated from the exons ATGGGAGGCAAAAGATCTCTTCTTCCCTGCCTTCTCCTCCATGGCCTTATCTTGGCTCTGATTACTATCAGGGCAGCATCTCAACCCGATAGAAAG AGTTATATTGTGTACATGGGAAAAAAACCTAGCGGTGGGAGTTCCACATCCTCACTTCACAATAGCATGCTCCAAGATGCCTTCGGCAG CGAGTTTGACATGAAGTCAGTGCTCTGTACCTACAAGAGGAGTTTTGATGGATTTGTGGTCCAGCTAACGGAGGAAGAAGCAAGTAAAATGGCTG GAATGAATGGTGTGGTATCTGTGTTTCCGAACGAAAAGAGAGACCTCCATACAACAAGGTCATGGGACTTCATGGGGTTCTCCCAACAAGTGGAAAGATCAGCTTCGGAAAGTGATGTAATCATTGGAGTTTTAGACACTGGAATCTGGCCTGAATCTGAAAGCTTTAATGACAAAGGATTCGGTCCACCTCCCAGGAAATGGAAAGGCAATTGTCAAACAGCAGGTGGCAATTTCACTTGCAACAA TAAGATCATAGGAGCACAGTATTACCGGAGCGATGGGTTATTTGGCCCAGATGACATTGTTTCTCCTCGAGATGCTAGTGGCCATGGGACTCATACTGCATCAACAGCAGCCGGAGGGTTGGTTAACAGGGCAAGCCTGTTTGGTTTTGCCTCGGGAACAGCTCGTGGAGGGGTTCCATCGGCACGTATTGCCGTGTACAAGATTTGCTGGTTTGATGGTTGTTATGATGCTGACATTCTGGCAGCTTTTGATGATGCAATTGCAGATGGGGTTGACATTATATCTCTTTCAGTAGGAGCAGCAACTCCTAAAGACTATTTCAACGATTCTATTGCAATTGGAGCTTTTCATGCCATGAGAAACGGCGTGTTGACAGTAAACTCTGCAGGTAATCAGGGCCCTGACCGTGCAACCATCACCAATTTTTCGCCATGGGCCCTCTCTGTGGCTGCTAGCACCATAGACCGAAAGTTTTTCACCAAGGTCCAGCTTGGAAACAATATGATTTATGAG GGTGTATCAATAAATACATTTGATCTCAAGAATGAAATGTACCCTATAATTCATGGTGGAAGTGCACCCAACACTACTGGAAACTTTACATGGGCTTCATCCAG GAATTGCTTTCAGAACTCGTTGGACCGCAATTTGGTGAAGGGCAAAATTGTTCTTTGTGATAGGCTAGTCTCCGGGAGAGAACCACTCCGTGCTGGTGCAGTTGGTACAGTGCTGCGGGACAATGCTCCGAATGATGATGCTAGGTTGTTTCCTTTGCCTGCATCTTACCTTGACCTGGTTGATGGCAGCAAGATTTTTGTATATGTAAACTCGACAAG TACCCCAACTGCAACTATATTTAAGAGTAAGGAGGCTAATGACTCACTGGCTCCTTATGTAGTCTCTTTCTCATCAAGGGGTCCGAATCCAATTACACCTGACATACTCAAG CCAGATATATCTGCACCAGGGGTCCACATTCTAGCTGCGTGGTCCTTAATTTCCcctgtttctcaaactaaagGCGATAACAGATTTGTGCCATTCAACATAATCTCAGGAACATCAATGGCTTGCCCCCATGTTTCTGCAGCAGCTGCCTACGTTAAATCATTTCATCCCACATGGTCTCCTGCTGCTATCAAATCTGCCCTTATGACCACTG CTTTCCCTATGAGTTCTGGCATTAACTTGGATGCTGAATTCGCATACGGATCAGGCCATCTGAATCCTATCAAGGCTGTCGATCCTGGTCTAGTATATGATTCTGAGGAACTTGActacataaaatttttatgcGGACAAGGCTATGGGACTCAGTTTCTACAGCTAGTCACTAGGGATAATACTACTTGTTCTGAAGCTACCAATGGAACAGTTTGGGGTCTAAACTATCCTTCCTTTGCTCTTTTTACCTCAGCCTCAACAACTGTTAGCCGTGTCTTCAACAGGACAGTCACAAATGTGGGATCACCAATGTCTATATATAGAGCAAATGTGACTGCCCCAGCAGGAGCACTTAAAATCCAAGTTAATCCTAATGTTCTGTCATTCAAATCTCTCGGGCAGAAGCTATCGTTTTCACTAACCATTGAAGGAACAATAGATAAATCTATAGTTTCTGCTTCCTTGGAATGGGATGATGGCGTACATAAAGTCAGGAGTCCCATCACTGCATTTGTTTCAATATCCTAG
- the LOC18585999 gene encoding ras-related protein Rab2BV codes for MAYKVDHEYDYLFKVVLIGDSGVGKSNILSRFTRNEFCLESKSTIGVEFATRTLQVEGKTVKAQIWDTAGQERYRAITSAYYRGAVGALLVYDITKRQTFDNVQRWLRELRDHADSNIVIMMAGNKSDLNHLRAVSSEDAESLAEKESLSFLETSALESFNIEKAFQTVLLDIYQIISKKALAAQEAASTTGLPQGTTINVSNLSGNENKRSACCST; via the exons ATGGCATATAAAGTGGATCATGAATATGACTATTTATTCAAGGTTGTATTGATTGGAGATTCGGGTGTGGGAAAATCTAACATTCTTTCGAGATTTACGAGAAACGAGTTTTGCTTGGAATCCAAGTCAACTATTGGTGTCGAATTTGCAACAAGGACTCTTCAg GTAGAAGGGAAGACAGTTAAGGCACAGATATGGGATACAGCCGGTCAAGAGAGGTACCGTGCCATCACCAGTGCTTACTATAGAGGCGCAGTCGGGGCGCTTTTGGTTTATGACATAACTAAGAGGCAAACCTTTGACAATGTCCAGAGGTGGCTGCGTGAACTGAGAGACCATGCAGATTCAAACATTGTCATTATGATGGCTGGAAACAAGTCTGATCTGAATCATCTTAGAGCAGTCTCATCAGAAGATGCAGAAAGCTTGGCTGAGAAGGAAAGTCTCTCGTTCCTCGAGACTTCAGCACTGGAATCTTTCAATATTGAGAAAGCATTCCAGACAGTTTTATTGGATATTTACCAGATAATCAGCAAAAAGGCATTGGCAGCACAGGAAGCAGCTTCCACCACTGGCCTTCCTCAAGGCACTACCATTAATGTGTCCAATCTGTcaggaaatgaaaataagagaTCAGCTTGCTGTTCTACCTAG
- the LOC18586000 gene encoding protein NRT1/ PTR FAMILY 5.6, with protein sequence MEQEAKRQDAKDEGRDEEKWVHDSSVNHKGKVPLRASTGVWKASLFIITIEFSERLSYFGIATNLISYLTNVLHQDLETAAKNVNYWAGVTTIMPLAGGFLADAYFGRFTMVLLSSLIYLLGLSLLTMSEFIPVIKPCNAGACHKPRKIHEVLFFLALYFISLGTGGHKPCLESFGADQFDDDHLEERKQKMSYFNWWNFALCCGLLLGVIVIVYVQDKVSWGVADLILTIVMAVTILTFYMGKIYYRYRLPEGSPLTPLLQVLVAAIRKRKLPYPSNPSLLYEVPRLKLSQGRLLCHTSRLRFLDKAAIVEDRENTSTEKTHNPWRLATVTKVEEMKLVLSMIPIWLTSLIFGVGVAQASTFFVKQAATMDRRITHNFDIPPASIYSLTAVGMMVSVTIYEKILVPFLRKVTSNERGINILQRIGIGMIFSTLSMVAAACVEMKRLKAVEKEIMQGGKQVALSMSVFWLAPQYLINGLGDGFALVGLQEYFYDQAPDSMRSLGIAFYLSVIGVGSFLSSFLIIIVDHITRKGGKSWIGKDLNISRLDNFYWMLAAINLLNFCAYIFLARSYTYKNVHRGILVPDCPKSDEAELIV encoded by the exons ATGGAGCAAGAAGCAAAGAGACAGGATGCTAAAGATGAAGGAAGagatgaagagaaatgggttCATGATTCATCTGTTAATCATAAGGGAAAAGTTCCTCTAAGAGCTTCCACTGGTGTATGGAAAGCCTCTCTCTTTATCATTA CAATTGAGTTTAGTGAAAGGCTAAGCTACTTTGGAATAGCAACAAATCTCATTTCATACCTAACCAATGTGCTTCATCAAGACCTGGAAACAGCTGCAAAGAATGTTAACTACTGGGCAGGAGTCACAACAATAATGCCTCTAGCTGGAGGGTTCTTAGCAGATGCTTACTTTGGCCGGTTCACAATGGTTCTGCTTTCATCCCTCATTTATCTCTTG GGTCTGAGCCTCTTGACGATGTCTGAGTTTATCCCAGTTATAAAGCCATGCAATGCAGGAGCGTGTCATAAACCAAGGAAAATTCATGAAGTGCTTTTCTTTCTTGCACTGTACTTTATCTCCCTTGGGACTGGAGGACACAAGCCTTGCCTTGAGAGCTTTGGAGCAGATCAGTTTGATGATGATCACTTGGAAGAAAGGAAGCAGAAGATGTCTTACTTCAACTGGTGGAACTTTGCACTTTGTTGTGGACTTCTGCTTGGTGTGATAGTCATAGTTTATGTTCAAGACAAAGTCAGCTGGGGGGTTGCAGATCTTATCCTCACTATAGTTATGGCTGTCACAATCTTAACCTTTTACATGGGGAAGATTTATTATCGATACCGCTTACCAGAAGGGAGTCCTTTAACTCCTTTACTGCAAGTTTTGGTTGCAGCCATAAGGAAGAGAAAATTACCTTATCCTTCCAATCCTTCTTTACTATATGAAGTACCAAGATTGAAATTGTCCCAAGGAAGGCTTCTATGTCATACAAGTAGGCTTAG GTTTCTGGACAAAGCTGCAATTGTTGAAGACAGGGAAAACACTTCAACTGAGAAGACTCACAATCCTTGGAGACTAGCAACAGTGACAAAAGTTGAGGAAATGAAGCTTGTTTTAAGCATGATTCCCATTTGGCTTACTTCTTTAATATTTGGAGTAGGTGTGGCACAAGCTTCAACTTTCTTTGTCAAACAAGCTGCAACCATGGACAGAAGGATCACCCATAATTTCGATATTCCACCAGCATCTATTTATTCTCTCACTGCTGTTGGAATGATGGTTTCAGTCACCATCTATGAGAAGATTCTTGTTCCATTTCTAAGGAAGGTTACCAGCAATGAAAGAGGCATAAATATCCTTCAAAGGATAGGCATCGGCATGATATTTTCCACACTGTCCATGGTTGCTGCAGCAtgtgttgaaatgaaaaggcTGAAAGCTGTGGAGAAAGAGATTATGCAAGGTGGGAAGCAAGTGGCACTGTCTATGAGTGTGTTTTGGCTTGCTCCTCAATACTTAATCAATGGCCTGGGAGATGGTTTTGCTTTGGTTGGCCTGCAAGAGTACTTCTATGATCAAGCTCCTGATTCAATGAGAAGCTTAGGAATAGCCTTTTATCTCAGCGTGATTGGAGTTGGCAGCTTCCTAAGCAGCTTCCTAATCATAATTGTAGATCATATCACAAGGAAAGGAGGCAAAAGTTGGATTGGCAAGGATCTGAATATAAGTCGTTTGGATAATTTCTATTGGATGCTAGCAGCCATAAATTTACTGAACTTCTGTGCTTATATATTCTTGGCAAGGAGTTATACTTACAAAAATGTACATAGAGGGATTCTTGTGCCTGACTGCCCTAAAAGTGATGAGGCAGAGCTAATTGTGTAA
- the LOC18586001 gene encoding BEL1-like homeodomain protein 9 has translation MEGSYNQPLHIPQQNRRNRLRVTIGTNQEEEQASQAPLLQLNQPALLCPSSSQPTFMHTFPQSLCSSTMQNPRDVNYQFFDDQGLSLSLSFQHQDNMNLPLNLDAQKSNENSILGGFLKQNCQMRSSVPLGPFTGYAYVLKSSRFLTPAQQILDDFCGVDYRVLDFPLESLGDGDVGKDPITCSDKIQHRWKNSRLVLMLDEVYRKYKLYCQQMQSVVASFKCVSGLGNAAPYVCFAFKAIAKHFSCLKSAILNQIRFTDKTADNAVVGKDNNVPSLWTSDQGISNQNPVQNVTFLQHPLWRSQRGLPDQAVAVLKTWLFEHFLHPYPTDSEKLMLARQTGLSRTQVSNWFINARVRLWKPMVEEIHMLELRQSQKPSSEATNQDAKLPSELLVDKLPHFIASQEVENIQNKRPRNNIFYPDEQSKLQKSALAYTSLPSNHHLGVGTSNFCLALSLNQDNNGIDFSTPPMPMNLCHNFNFKTDGELSLKAGFDVERQHHGKNF, from the exons ATGGAAGGAAGTTATAATCAACCCCTCCATATACCACAACAAAACAGAAGGAACAGGCTTAGAGTCACCATTGGAACCAACCAAGAAGAAGAGCAAGCCTCACAAGCTCCACTTCTCCAACTGAACCAACCGGCATTGCTTTGTCCTTCTTCTTCTCAACCAACTTTCATGCACACTTTCCCACAATCTTTGTGCTCAAGCACAATGCAAAACCCGAGAGATGTTAACTACCAGTTCTTTGACGACCAGGGTTTATCTTTGTCTCTATCTTTTCAACACCAGGATAACATGAATCTCCCTTTGAACTTGGATGCACAAAAGAGCAATGAGAATTCAATCTTGGGAGGTTTCCTGAAGCAGAATTGTCAAATGAGAAGTTCTGTTCCACTTGGTCCATTCACTGGCTATGCATATGTGTTGAAGAGTTCAAGGTTTTTGACGCCTGCACAGCAGATTTTAGATGATTTTTGTGGAGTTGATTATAGAGTTTTAGACTTTCCATTGGAGAGCTTAGGTGATGGTGACGTTGGTAAGGATCCAATTACGTGCAGTGATAAAATTCAGCATCGTTGGAAGAACTCAAGGCTCGTTCTGATGCTGGATGAG GTATACAGGAAATACAAGCTGTACTGCCAGCAAATGCAATCAGTTGTTGCATCATTCAAATGTGTTTCCGGCCTTGGGAATGCAGCTCCATATGTATGTTTTGCTTTCAAAGCCATTGCAAAGCATTTTAGTTGCTTGAAGAGTGCCATCCTGAACCAAATTCGGTTCACAGACAAAACTGCTGATAATGCTGTTGTGGGTAAAGATAATAATGTTCCAAGCCTTTGGACATCTGATCAAGGGATTAGTAACCAAAATCCTGTTCAGAACGTGACCTTTCTTCAGCATCCTCTTTGGCGATCTCAAAGAGGACTTCCGGATCAAGCAGTTGCTGTGCTCAAGACATGGCTATTTGAACACTTCCTGCACCC TTATCCTACGGATTCAGAAAAGCTAATGTTAGCTCGACAAACAGGTCTATCCAGGACTCAG GTTTCCAATTGGTTTATCAATGCAAGAGTAAGACTCTGGAAGCCAATGGTGGAAGAGATACACATGCTTGAATTAAGGCAATCTCAGAAACCATCATCGGAAGCTACAAACCAAGATGCTAAACTGCCATCTGAGCTCCTCGTAGACAAATTGCCACATTTCATTGCAAGCCAAGAAGTTGAGAATATCCAAAATAAACGCCCAAGAAACAACATCTTCTACCCAGATGAGCAAAGCAAGCTGCAGAAGAGTGCATTAGCTTACACCAGTCTGCCAAGCAATCACCATCTCGGAGTTGGCACCAGCAATTTCTGTCTAGCATTGAGTCTCAATCAGGACAACAATGGGATTGACTTTTCAACACCGCCAATGCCGATGAACTTATGTCACAATTTCAACTTCAAAACTGATGGTGAGCTGAGCTTGAAAGCTGGTTTTGATGTTGAAAGACAGCACCATGGGAAGAATTTTTGA